A stretch of the Deinococcus depolymerans genome encodes the following:
- the nuoG gene encoding NADH-quinone oxidoreductase subunit NuoG: MKVHVDGIEVELPAGTSAIDAVFQSGGDVPYFCAHKYLSPVGACRMCLVESGSPRKNPDGSFVMEGEGDAATPKIFWFPKPMASCTMQATEGMHIRTAKTSEVVAKAQAGMMEFTLLNHPLDCPTCDKGGACELQDRAFEYGYGASRFGFDRRHADKHYPLSEFVILDQERCIHCKRCVRYFEEVPGQEVLDFIERGGHTFIDTQEGGLPTGFSGNITDICPVGALLDNVARFRGRNWEYDHTPTTCTLCPVGCSITVDARNGRLERIVAGENRDVNEAWICDAGRFGHVFASEERLTTPLIRDEDGQLVPATWDAAIDAMKRGFSGMRTADVALYLGADSTLEEGAALEALAAATGARSVDHAPRYEVSVTAPQATLTDVATADAVVVIGADLGEEAPVLELRILEMLRGGLIPPEFAHGTAIADLRLVERPARRPERLAVIGQESRLWAHAGHRVGANGRGALARLTHPDTDELRAVLALLEGAERPVIILGADVLNGASGSFSANLSDLAARTGAKVIAIPAAANSRGLAALNLVPRSGGLPVSRAQEAAAAFISRLDPGVRAAGFTVVHDTHLTATARLADVVLPAVTNYEKRGTVQNLEGRLLPLHPAAIQSGEAADLIRTLTALAEALGVKAPARGLRGAQALLADRVGLNLSDLPARGALHTFHQTYAGPAAPHTPKLWTERMHARRLTWVDRIEELVQSDWQLPVTPATPPARAGGDD, from the coding sequence GTGAAAGTTCACGTGGATGGAATCGAAGTCGAACTCCCGGCGGGCACCAGCGCGATCGACGCAGTGTTCCAGTCGGGCGGGGACGTGCCGTACTTCTGCGCGCACAAGTACCTCTCGCCGGTGGGCGCGTGCCGCATGTGCCTCGTGGAGTCCGGCTCGCCCCGCAAGAACCCGGACGGGTCGTTCGTGATGGAAGGGGAGGGGGACGCGGCCACGCCGAAGATCTTCTGGTTCCCCAAACCCATGGCGTCCTGCACCATGCAGGCGACCGAGGGCATGCACATCCGCACCGCGAAGACATCGGAGGTCGTGGCGAAGGCGCAGGCGGGCATGATGGAGTTCACGCTGCTGAACCACCCGCTGGACTGCCCCACCTGCGACAAGGGCGGCGCGTGCGAGTTGCAGGACCGCGCGTTCGAGTACGGGTACGGCGCGAGCCGCTTCGGCTTCGACCGGCGGCACGCCGATAAGCACTACCCGCTGTCCGAGTTCGTGATCCTGGATCAGGAGCGCTGCATTCACTGCAAGCGGTGCGTGCGGTACTTCGAGGAGGTGCCGGGCCAGGAGGTGCTGGACTTCATCGAGCGGGGCGGGCATACCTTCATCGACACGCAGGAGGGCGGGCTGCCCACGGGCTTCTCCGGGAACATCACGGACATCTGCCCGGTGGGGGCGCTGCTGGACAACGTGGCGCGCTTCCGGGGCCGCAACTGGGAGTACGACCATACGCCGACCACCTGCACGCTGTGCCCGGTCGGGTGCAGCATCACGGTGGACGCCCGCAACGGCCGCCTGGAACGCATCGTGGCGGGCGAGAACCGCGACGTGAACGAGGCGTGGATCTGCGACGCGGGCCGTTTCGGGCACGTGTTCGCCAGCGAGGAGCGCCTGACCACCCCCCTGATCCGCGACGAGGACGGGCAACTGGTCCCGGCCACCTGGGACGCCGCGATCGACGCCATGAAGCGCGGCTTCTCGGGCATGCGCACGGCGGACGTGGCGCTGTACCTGGGCGCGGACAGCACGCTGGAGGAAGGCGCGGCGCTGGAGGCCCTGGCGGCCGCGACGGGTGCCCGCAGCGTGGATCACGCCCCCCGCTACGAGGTGAGCGTGACGGCGCCGCAGGCGACCCTGACGGACGTGGCGACCGCCGACGCCGTCGTGGTGATCGGCGCGGACCTGGGCGAGGAAGCGCCCGTGCTGGAACTGCGGATTCTGGAGATGCTGCGCGGCGGCCTGATCCCGCCCGAGTTCGCGCACGGCACGGCCATCGCGGACCTGCGCCTCGTGGAACGCCCCGCCCGCCGGCCCGAGCGGCTGGCCGTGATCGGCCAGGAGAGCCGCCTGTGGGCGCACGCCGGACACCGCGTCGGCGCGAACGGCAGGGGCGCCCTGGCACGCCTGACCCACCCGGACACCGATGAACTCCGGGCCGTCCTGGCCCTGCTGGAGGGGGCCGAGCGTCCCGTGATCATCCTGGGCGCAGACGTCCTGAACGGCGCGAGCGGGTCGTTCAGCGCGAACCTGTCGGACCTCGCCGCCCGCACCGGCGCGAAGGTCATCGCCATTCCAGCCGCCGCGAACAGCCGGGGGCTCGCGGCCCTGAACCTCGTGCCGCGCTCGGGCGGCCTGCCGGTCTCGCGGGCGCAGGAGGCCGCGGCGGCGTTCATCAGCCGCCTGGACCCCGGCGTGCGCGCCGCGGGCTTCACGGTCGTGCACGACACCCACCTGACGGCCACCGCCCGCCTCGCGGACGTGGTCCTGCCCGCCGTCACGAACTACGAGAAGCGCGGCACCGTGCAGAACCTCGAGGGTCGCCTGCTGCCCCTGCACCCGGCCGCCATCCAGAGCGGCGAGGCCGCCGACCTGATCCGTACCCTGACCGCCCTGGCCGAGGCGCTGGGCGTGAAGGCCCCCGCGCGCGGGCTGCGCGGCGCGCAGGCGCTGCTGGCCGACCGGGTGGGCCTGAACCTGAGCGACCTGCCCGCACGCGGCGCGCTGCACACCTTCCACCAGACCTACGCGGGTCCCGCCGCGCCGCACACGCCGAAACTCTGGACGGAGCGCATGCACGCCCGGCGGCTCACCTGGGTGGACCGCATCGAGGAACTCGTGCAGAGCGACTGGCAACTGCCCGTGACGCCCGCCACGCCGCCCGCCCGCGCCGGAGGGGACGACTGA
- the nuoH gene encoding NADH-quinone oxidoreductase subunit NuoH, whose protein sequence is MPDLIATLLISLLKAVLVVLGLLTTFAYMTLIERRLLGRMQLRPGPNRVGPMGLLQPAADAIKSIFKEDLTVTLADKLVYTLAPIIAIGMALTAFGGLPAGPAGSLFGENPWVYNLDTGILALLALTSMGVYGIFLGGWASGSKYPILGGLRSSAQMISYELGMGLSLLGLLMIVGTTSFHGIVAWQAQNGALILFQALGFALFLISSFAETNRTPFDLPEAEQEIVAGYLTEYSAIKWALFQMAEYVNMITASAVMATLFFGGWKGPQFLNALIPGVSDWPLIWLIVKIAFFLFLFIWVRATLPRLRYDQLMRFGWKLLLPLALANTVMTAAFLAFRGTGGLWFLGVLSLAGLLALLIMSDRVRVLWNQPTVRSPEDRDLVRAGGD, encoded by the coding sequence ATGCCGGACCTGATCGCCACCCTGCTGATCTCGCTGCTCAAGGCCGTGCTGGTCGTCCTGGGCCTGCTGACCACCTTCGCGTACATGACCCTGATCGAGCGGCGCCTGCTGGGCCGCATGCAGCTGCGCCCCGGCCCGAACCGCGTCGGACCCATGGGCCTGCTGCAACCCGCCGCCGACGCCATCAAGAGCATCTTCAAGGAGGATCTGACCGTCACCCTGGCCGACAAGCTGGTGTACACCCTGGCACCCATCATCGCGATCGGCATGGCCCTGACCGCCTTCGGGGGCCTGCCCGCCGGACCCGCCGGGAGCCTCTTCGGCGAGAACCCCTGGGTGTACAACCTCGACACCGGCATCCTGGCGCTGCTGGCGCTGACCAGCATGGGCGTGTACGGCATCTTCCTGGGCGGCTGGGCGTCGGGCAGCAAGTACCCGATCCTGGGCGGCCTGCGTTCAAGCGCGCAGATGATCAGCTACGAGCTCGGCATGGGCCTGAGCCTGCTGGGCCTGCTGATGATCGTCGGGACCACCTCCTTCCACGGGATCGTGGCGTGGCAGGCGCAGAACGGCGCGCTGATCCTGTTCCAGGCGCTGGGGTTCGCGCTCTTTCTCATCTCCTCGTTCGCGGAGACCAACCGCACGCCGTTCGACCTGCCGGAAGCCGAGCAGGAGATCGTCGCCGGGTACCTCACCGAGTACTCCGCGATCAAGTGGGCGCTGTTCCAGATGGCGGAGTACGTGAACATGATCACCGCGTCCGCCGTCATGGCCACCCTCTTCTTCGGCGGCTGGAAGGGCCCGCAGTTCCTGAACGCCCTGATTCCCGGCGTCAGCGACTGGCCGCTGATCTGGCTGATCGTGAAGATCGCGTTCTTCCTGTTCCTGTTCATCTGGGTGCGCGCCACCCTGCCCCGGCTCCGTTACGACCAGCTGATGCGTTTCGGCTGGAAACTGCTGCTCCCGCTGGCCCTGGCGAACACCGTCATGACCGCCGCGTTCCTGGCGTTCCGTGGCACGGGTGGCCTGTGGTTCCTGGGCGTCCTGAGCCTCGCCGGACTGCTGGCCCTGCTGATTATGAGTGACCGCGTGCGCGTCCTGTGGAACCAGCCCACCGTGCGCTCCCCCGAGGACCGCGACCTCGTGCGCGCCGGAGGCGACTGA
- the nuoI gene encoding NADH-quinone oxidoreductase subunit NuoI: MGVLEIARGMGVTLGKLFQKPVTVSYPEQRATLQPRFRGRHVLTRHPGTGLEKCIGCSLCAAACPAYAIYVEAAENDPANPTAPGERYAKVYEINMLRCIFCGMCEEACPTGAVVMGNEFEMADYRAGDFVYAKEDMLVGVTGSLPQRREAARSGKPVRLGFQLEGPPRAELEGVTYP, translated from the coding sequence ATGGGCGTTCTTGAGATTGCCAGGGGCATGGGCGTCACGCTGGGGAAACTGTTCCAGAAACCCGTGACCGTCAGTTACCCCGAACAGCGCGCCACGCTGCAACCCCGTTTCCGTGGGCGGCACGTCCTGACCCGCCACCCCGGCACCGGACTGGAGAAATGCATCGGTTGCTCGCTGTGCGCCGCCGCCTGCCCCGCCTACGCCATCTACGTGGAGGCCGCCGAGAACGACCCGGCCAACCCCACCGCGCCCGGCGAACGCTACGCGAAGGTGTACGAGATCAACATGCTGCGCTGCATCTTCTGCGGCATGTGCGAGGAAGCCTGCCCGACCGGCGCGGTCGTCATGGGCAACGAGTTCGAGATGGCCGACTACCGCGCCGGCGATTTCGTGTACGCCAAGGAAGACATGCTGGTCGGCGTGACCGGCAGCCTCCCGCAGCGCCGCGAGGCCGCCCGCAGCGGCAAACCCGTCCGGCTGGGCTTCCAGCTCGAAGGGCCGCCCCGCGCGGAACTGGAAGGAGTGACGTACCCGTGA
- a CDS encoding NADH-quinone oxidoreductase subunit J, translating into MMLAFILLGALAIVGGVITIAAKNAVHASLGLVGTLLCVAGLFATLNASFLAATQVIVYAGAVMVLFLFVIMLLNANQPVTERDPVPYVRELAGIGGTLLAGAFVVLAFTYKDPRPLAEGAGALRGGSALVMGETLLTRFLLPFEAVSILLLVAIVGAVALVQRPAPQPDGVPDELEEPVGAAREERVPAPRVAAPALMSEGEVRA; encoded by the coding sequence ATGATGCTGGCGTTCATCCTGCTGGGTGCGCTGGCGATCGTGGGCGGCGTGATCACCATTGCCGCGAAGAACGCGGTGCACGCGTCGCTGGGGCTGGTGGGCACGCTGCTGTGCGTGGCGGGCCTGTTCGCCACGTTGAACGCGTCGTTCCTGGCGGCGACGCAGGTGATCGTGTACGCGGGCGCGGTGATGGTGCTGTTCCTGTTCGTGATCATGCTCCTGAACGCGAACCAGCCGGTCACGGAACGCGACCCGGTGCCGTACGTGCGGGAACTCGCCGGGATCGGCGGGACGCTGCTGGCCGGGGCGTTCGTGGTGCTGGCCTTCACCTATAAAGACCCGCGCCCGCTGGCCGAGGGGGCCGGGGCGCTGCGCGGCGGGTCCGCGCTGGTGATGGGGGAGACCCTCCTGACGCGCTTCCTGCTGCCCTTCGAGGCGGTGAGCATCCTGCTGCTCGTGGCGATCGTGGGCGCGGTGGCGCTCGTGCAGCGCCCGGCCCCGCAGCCGGACGGCGTGCCGGACGAACTGGAGGAACCGGTGGGGGCCGCGCGTGAGGAGCGTGTGCCGGCGCCGCGCGTGGCGGCCCCGGCCCTCATGAGTGAAGGGGAGGTGCGTGCCTGA
- the nuoK gene encoding NADH-quinone oxidoreductase subunit NuoK: MVPTTFYLGLSGILFALGMIGVLTRRTAIMVFLSVELMLNAANIALVAFARSWGDPTGQTAVFIVMTLAAAEVAIGLAIIVAIFRKRETTNVDDLAALKG, from the coding sequence ATGGTGCCCACCACCTTCTACCTGGGCCTGTCGGGCATCCTGTTCGCGCTGGGCATGATCGGCGTCCTGACGCGCCGCACCGCGATCATGGTGTTCCTGAGTGTGGAACTGATGCTGAACGCCGCGAACATCGCGCTGGTGGCGTTCGCGCGTTCCTGGGGCGACCCGACCGGTCAGACGGCCGTGTTCATCGTGATGACGCTGGCCGCCGCCGAGGTGGCGATCGGGCTGGCGATCATCGTCGCGATCTTCCGTAAACGCGAGACCACGAACGTGGACGATCTCGCCGCGTTGAAAGGCTGA
- the nuoL gene encoding NADH-quinone oxidoreductase subunit L — MDSLPALYLLPLLPLLGFTLLMVLPRLFPGKTGGWLATGMVGAAFVVAVIRYLNQGAPAHEVLWTWLPNMALNANLSVGFWLDQLSALMALIITGVGFLIHLYSISYMGHDPKFTRFFAFLNFFVAMMLILVLADSYPLMFVGWEGVGMASYLLIGFWFSGRNSEAGDAQVRAASDAEAVSNSNAARKAFIMNRIGDLGFMLGMFLLFKLYGTLSIPELAERVEGAQVAQAGIELACLFLLVGAVGKSGQLPLTTWLPDAMAGPTPVSALIHAATMVTAGVYLVARSHFLYDLAPNASLWVAWVGGLTALYGALSALNQSDIKKILAYSTVSQLGYMFLAVGLHAYSAGVFHLLTHAFFKALLFLAAGAVIHALHEEQDVRKMGGLHRFMPFTHLVSVAGVLAIAGIPIWSGFFSKDAILAAAYEQNMALYLIGLGVALLTAFYMGRWYFLVWRGAYRGHGHPHEADTLTKIPLGVLAALATLAGFLNIPTFLGGKHAFDDYIGRAIPLHAHEIPVSTEWLLTVLAVLAGVLGLGWAFLAHRRSALATGPLGELSRNSLYLDALYDGVIGNPSRAVAGALDTVDRGTDGALNGIARNASGPGGLFTLWQSGFVRAYAVSMLLGTAGIIGYWALKTIGSGA; from the coding sequence GTGGATAGTCTTCCTGCTCTGTACCTGCTGCCCCTGCTGCCGCTGCTGGGCTTCACGCTCCTGATGGTGCTGCCCCGCCTGTTCCCCGGCAAGACCGGGGGCTGGCTGGCGACCGGGATGGTCGGCGCGGCGTTCGTCGTGGCGGTCATCCGTTACCTGAACCAGGGTGCGCCCGCCCATGAGGTGCTGTGGACGTGGCTGCCGAACATGGCGCTGAACGCGAACCTGTCGGTGGGCTTCTGGCTCGATCAACTCTCGGCCCTCATGGCTCTGATCATCACGGGCGTGGGCTTCCTGATTCACCTGTACTCGATCTCGTACATGGGTCACGATCCGAAATTCACGCGTTTCTTCGCGTTCCTGAACTTCTTCGTGGCGATGATGCTGATCCTGGTCCTCGCCGACTCGTACCCGCTGATGTTCGTCGGCTGGGAGGGCGTGGGCATGGCGTCGTACCTGCTGATCGGCTTCTGGTTCAGTGGCCGGAACAGCGAGGCGGGTGACGCGCAGGTCCGCGCCGCCAGCGACGCCGAGGCCGTCAGCAACTCCAACGCGGCGCGCAAGGCGTTCATCATGAACCGCATCGGGGACCTGGGGTTCATGCTGGGCATGTTCCTGCTGTTCAAGCTGTACGGCACCCTCAGCATCCCCGAACTGGCCGAGCGGGTCGAGGGCGCGCAGGTCGCGCAGGCGGGCATCGAACTCGCCTGCCTGTTCCTGCTCGTCGGCGCGGTCGGCAAGAGCGGCCAGCTGCCCCTGACGACCTGGCTGCCGGACGCCATGGCGGGCCCCACGCCCGTCTCGGCGCTGATCCACGCGGCGACCATGGTCACGGCCGGCGTGTACCTCGTGGCGCGCAGCCACTTCCTGTACGACCTCGCGCCGAACGCCAGCCTGTGGGTCGCGTGGGTGGGCGGCCTGACCGCGCTGTACGGCGCGCTGTCCGCGCTGAACCAGTCGGACATCAAGAAGATCCTGGCGTACTCCACCGTGTCGCAGCTGGGGTACATGTTCCTGGCGGTGGGTCTGCACGCGTACTCGGCGGGCGTGTTCCACCTGCTGACGCACGCGTTCTTCAAGGCGCTGCTGTTCCTCGCGGCGGGCGCCGTGATCCACGCGCTGCACGAGGAGCAGGACGTCCGGAAGATGGGCGGCCTGCACAGGTTCATGCCGTTCACGCACCTGGTGTCCGTGGCGGGCGTGCTGGCCATTGCCGGGATTCCGATCTGGAGCGGCTTCTTCTCCAAGGACGCGATCCTGGCCGCCGCCTACGAGCAGAACATGGCGCTGTACCTGATCGGGCTGGGCGTGGCGCTGCTCACCGCGTTCTACATGGGCCGCTGGTACTTCCTGGTGTGGCGCGGCGCGTACCGCGGACACGGCCACCCGCACGAGGCGGACACCCTCACGAAGATCCCGCTGGGCGTGCTGGCCGCGCTGGCGACCCTGGCCGGGTTCCTGAACATCCCCACGTTCCTGGGCGGCAAGCATGCCTTCGACGACTACATCGGCCGCGCGATCCCGCTGCACGCGCACGAGATCCCCGTCAGTACCGAGTGGCTGCTCACGGTCCTGGCCGTCCTCGCGGGCGTGCTGGGCCTGGGCTGGGCATTCCTGGCACACCGCCGCAGCGCCCTGGCGACCGGCCCGCTGGGTGAACTCAGCCGCAACAGCCTGTACCTCGACGCGCTGTACGACGGCGTGATCGGCAATCCCAGCCGCGCCGTCGCGGGTGCGCTGGACACCGTGGACCGGGGCACCGACGGCGCCCTGAACGGCATTGCCCGCAACGCCAGCGGTCCCGGCGGGCTGTTCACGCTGTGGCAGAGCGGCTTCGTGCGCGCCTACGCCGTCAGCATGTTGCTCGGCACGGCCGGCATCATCGGCTACTGGGCCCTCAAGACCATTGGAAGTGGCGCATGA